A segment of the Paramisgurnus dabryanus chromosome 5, PD_genome_1.1, whole genome shotgun sequence genome:
tgtcattggtttactgcataATATTgttacaaattaataaatgactGTCACTGCAAGTATAAATGTCGATTTTGTTCGAAATTGagctttttatataaaaataattacattaaGCCCTCATCTAGCGATCACAATGctctaaatagtcattaaacatctcaaatgatctttatttgaaCATTTTACCATGCACCCTCCTTAACctattacaaaaatgcattttcatCCTCTTGCTCGTCTGACATTTTGGcttcttttttaaaacatgcagggcTTAGAAAATAGAGTGCAGGTCTTGcttgattttaaaatattaataatggttttagcagtaacaacataaaaaagcaGCTTGTgtgtggtcaacacgtaacttccggtaaactccgctaagaataaataacaataaagaccttctaaagtagtttatttatataacaagcaaaacacATAGTTTACCTagaaaccaatttttttttcgacgaggtatttgttcaagagttcagtttagcaactagtcagaccattaaaaaaactaaactgGAAGTAAAGTTCCAACCAGTCGTGTAATAGCGTCACTGCAAATGCGTCCAATGAAACAGTCTATTaaagttcaccccaaaattaaatTTCTCTCATCATTCAATCTCCCTCATGCTGTTAcgaacctgtataaatttcagtgttttgatgaacacaaaggaagatattatgaagaatgtttgtaaccaaaccattcatgagccccgCATTCAcctccatagtattctttttttctactatggaagtgaaagttttgggtgaactatccctttaaaagtgaTAAGACATGAAAACGATATTCCTTCTGCTGACTGACAGAGACGAAATGCACACAGATGCACCATATATACACATAAACgcaaaattacagttttaaaaatatctatttTGACAAAAATTCATGCAGATATAATCTATTAATGTCTTAaatgaatgtttggttaactgttagGAAACATATCTGATGTGTTATTAGATCCTTGCATCAGTAgatctcaatgtcaatcaaacaataaaagaaagaaaaaagttgaacATATATCTTTCCTATAGTATTGTTTttgatttgtgtgtgtgtgctaaatctattagttttaccagcagtgattttaaggtatggatgcaGTGATTTTGCTTTTGAAATCTTGAACTCAATGTTTCTCAAAATTGACTTTGCTGACTCTATTAACTTCAAACAGCTGTAGCTTTGTCATATTTTGTCAGATTCCAGCTAATCATACATcattttgactttttaaaacttttttaaactaatttttttaaactttgctCATTCCGAATCACGGGTCAAATAGAGTTTGTCAAGATTAGGTTAAGAAAAGGATATTAGTGTTATAAGTAAGGCATAAGTAAACCCTGAaggtgtgatcaggacccgaagCAAAGGGTCTTGTACCACACTGAAGACGCTTATTTTGCATAACAACCAGCTGCCTTTACAttatgctatttattatatggtTATTCACTTCATAAGTTAAGGAACATTAAAtcttgatttgaaatattttatttgctcatttttaacgaatgcagaccttccgtGGTTTACTTTCGGTTTTCAGGCAATTGTTATCTCAGAATAAAATACTTTGGAATcttgcgactggccaatcagagtcAAGCATTTTAGAGTGCTGTGCAACATGTAACAACTTGTGCTCACCTCCctatataacatttataaaaagtgcATAACATTGATTCACATAAataatcataaaaataaaaagtcagaTTATCACTTCAGTATCAGGCAACATTTGTTCTATTGCTAAACGCATAGCACTGCCTTAAACAATATATAAACTTGCACGAGAAATCATGTTGCTGCTACAAATTTGTAATAATTTCCTGTAATATAGACAATGTACCACATACATCTAAGTCATACATGTAGGTCAAATGTCAAAATGATGAAACTCTGGTTTCCAGGTTATACGTATGTAACTTGTTTATAAACAGTACAAATGTATTTGTATACTCAGGCATTTATGGTGACAAAACTATAAAAGGCTCTGGAAGGACCTGacttaagtaaaaaaattatctttatccacctcataaataaacatttgcatGTACTAAGAATAAAAATAGGCAATCTTTGTGCATAATTTAACAGagatttcctaaaaaaaaaaaacatttctattTGTCTCAGCAAATGAGTGTCTTGATCAGCGGCTGAAATCAGTTTGTACCAGTCAATCAGGTTTAGCTACAGTATAGGCTCTACTCGGTTGGGTGGCAGATTTACTGTAACTGTCATGTTCAAAGATGTGTCAAGAGATTATTTGCCTTTAAATGAGAACATGACATTCCTCGATTACACAATATAGATGCTGTCTGTACATTGTATTGTTGTCGAAAAGGAGAGCCTATGTATTCTCTGCATTGCAAAAGAAATAACAGTTCAGCTGCAATATAGATTGACATGTTTAGTCAAGTATGGTAACCCATACACAAAATGTGACCTCAGTATTTAACAATACAGCAATCAGCGAGCaatcatgaacacacacacacacacacacacacacacacacacacacacacacacacacacacacacacacacacacacagagagagacacAGTCGCAACCTGTCAGCCGTGAGACTCGAACCAGCGACGTATGGGTTACAAGCCCGACTCTTTAACTACTAAGCTATTACtgatttattgtgtaataaattCATCAACAAATACTGTCTAAAAGAACAAAAAATCCTGTCATTTTGTTCTGACCAAACATAATAACTAGGTAAGACATCTTTATAAAAGGCCAGAAGAATGTGAAATATCTGTTTAAGAATATCCAAGAGACCTGAATAACTCAAAACATGATTAAAGCCGATACAAGATATCTGTTTTGAAACCTTCAGGGAACAAAAGAAAGAGATGAAAAACGAACTTTGCAACAGTGGGGATTTGTGTGGAGTCAAGTGCACATTTGAAATAACACAGAACATGCAGTTCGGAACAGCAATGACTAAAACACACTTTCTGGGTACATTTGCACAATATTGTTCCTGTGAAGGGAGTGCAGTACAAAGTAACGATCGTGACTAATAACTTTgagacataataaaaaaaactgaataatcAGAGTAATCAAATCAGCTAAAGGGGTAATTTGAACTCTGTTATGGCCAAcatattattaaaattaatCTTATTGGCAAAATGGCATTACAGAATGGCATTTAAATACAACGGAATCTAAAGCATTGTTTCCAAAACTTAAAAACAGTGAAGGAATTATATTATTGTGtctcaaaattatatttatattaactTTATAGGCCTGTTATAATCAATTTTTCAGATTTAGGGGAAGTAAATTTGGGAAAGTTTTTGATGGACTGACTTTTAACTGTATGTTAGAATTGTATGGAATTAAACGTCTTATTGTATATGAGATAGTCATAACCTTCAGAGTATCATGAATAAACTGTCAATCATAAATGTTTTGTCTCCCCCTTCTGGTCATTTAAATGTGTGCAACTAAACTGAACTGTATACATATATtgttggcagatatttttaatttaagtaTATATGTTAACTTCATCAGTGCTATTGTAACAAAAAAGCAAAATAGTGGTTTTGTAAGGTTCATTTAGGAATAATGTGGGTTTATGGgcatacatttaaattttcttcaTTTGAATaacaatttacatttatgcatttgtgcATCAAAGACCTTTGGGAGACCGTTATCGCCAACTACAAATGAAGAGATTAAACAAACATAACATGAAACGGCAGTCATTcttgtaaatgcaacaagcaatgAGCAATTTATTATTACCAATTTAATGGTAAGCTGGAGGATAAAGCTGTAATAAGTTGGTGCTGATACATAGATGATAATTATTGTTGTATGCctcatttaaacaaaatttaGCATGGACTAATTCGAGTTCAAAAGTTAATTTGACAGAAAATTACACTTTGTCTCGCAAAAACAATGTCCACACCCAAAACATGATTATCGTGGTCATGTGATCCTTGTCTTTAAATGTTGTATTTGATTAGAGGTGGAGATATGTGAAATTCCAGACTTAAACTATGGGAAGACTAGTATGGGCTAGaccaaaattaaaataatgagCTAAATCATGGGAATGGAACATCTGAGCTATTTGGTCTGACTCAATCCTTGCTTATTATCGATGAATGTCTTGCTAATAACCTCAGGCAAAAATACTTTAATGTATAATTATGTGCAGCAGAGATCATAACAGATTTACTATGATGTATTCTGACATGAATGTGAATGTCACAACTTTAAATATTTCACATGgtataaaacattattataattgtattttatagacggtttcggcagtaacaacataaacaagcggcgtCCGTGGTCTACACGTAACTTCCGATAAattctgctaagaataaataacaacaaagtactttaaacgtattttatttatataacaagcaaaaaaaaacaagacgtaggttacctaggaaaccaaaacatttgttattttcgacgaggtatttgtttgcAGTTCAGTTTAGCAAATAGGCAGACCATTAAcgctttcaccgccagcatttttaaaaaaagttgccagccagcgccagcgtttttcatgattttcaccaaagtttaatgccttccagaaaatgttcttctttaaatatataaacatacatatataccaaaagaaagaacagaccctctgctttcaaacaaaaaaaccgtttcatcctacctttagtggttcttttgcaatcagcttttgaatatgggtaggtttttgcaaaaacaccatattttgataagagataattcaatttttatgacggatttttcatagagatccctttcagagcgatctttataacagacacggacatgcagcagcttgccatagggcaatacttccggttttaaaaagttgcggaagggcgccacctggtggataatagcggtattgcggaaagacggaatatctcgtcattggcggggaaagagctaaaaaactgaaaccggaagtgAAGGTCAGACCAGACTCGTATCACGTCACCGGACGTCCGTCcaatgaaacggtctatactaaaataaacaacacaatgcTTTAAATTAGAAATatctttttaatttattaaataacaAGCAACTACGTTTCAAAATCTGCTCATTAAGATCTTGTACTGTAGGagaaaaaaactatataaagtCACATTGTGTCTAACAAGGTTTATTATCCTATAAACAGTATTCAGCATTGTACCACAAAAAGTCAGCATGTTCAGCATTCATGTTATTCCAACGGCATCATTTTTCTCTTTACATTATTTACAACTTGCCTTCAAAAAATTTTTAGTACATTTGTCTATAGTTAATcttgtattgtttttaaaacGAAGTGTTGGTAGTAGCTTTGAAACATTTTAgccataaattaaaaataacaataatctTCTGAAACATTtagataaattaacatttttgggGTAAAACTACCAAAATAAATACCAGAAAGATGCAATGTTTATATTGTGGATCACATTTCTTTCAGACTTCAAACTTTGATGTCAGTTTGAATTCACCTCCTTATCTTGtgttttaaatgacatttattATTGTCCTTGAAATACTTGGGTCACAAAGCGGTTGGATTAAAGGCATGAGAAATGCATCATTGCCATTAGGGTTGATGTTAGTTTACACAATGATGTTTGATGGTTTAGCTAATGACATCCATAAAACACAGGTGAAAGAATGTAAAGCCTGGTTACGGGCTATCAAAgcaatcaaaataaataaagagacATGCCAATTTTGCATAGTCAGCTCATTTTATCCCAGTTTCCATTAGACAAACTTCTAAACACTGGGAGTGTGGCTCAATAATAGAAGTAACAGTGGAATAAAAGTGTTTTCATGTTGTTTCAACTGTAGGCCCAGAGCCCCAGGGTACATTTCTTTAGTTGCCAGTGAAACATGTCACAACAGCAAGAGGACATTCAATGAAGGCTGGATAAAATCGGATGCAAACAAAGCAGTACAAAGGAAAACGACAACCGAATTTCCAAACATCACGAGACAAAGGAAgttgtttaaaaaacatttcatctttAACTCTGTATGTGCTTCATTCAATATGTTATCCATATACATCGAAATaaatcaattaagagaaaaaaatctaaattaacaCTAAATATCATCAATACGAATATACTCCTGTAAAAGCCGAAAGCATAATGTTAAAGAAGTTTTAGAGCAACAATTGTGTTTTATGTACCAAATGCTAACATTTGAAAGTGGACATATCAGGCACTTAAATAGTGTTTAAGATCACGTCAACAAGACTTTAGTATTATTCCACTACGACCTTGACCTATGGTTGGGTTGTGGCTTATCGAGGGCCACGTTTTTGGAAACAGCCGATTTCCATCTCTGAGGAAACATTCCCACACACCTGTCAAACACACGGAGAACAAAGCCAGGCTGTCTGTATACAGAAACTGGAAATGATGTGCTGATAGAGGAGCGGATTTATCTGTCCTTGGAAGTGAGCTTCTCAATCAGCTCCTGAAGGGGTGCAAGTTCCTTCCTGTCAATCAAATTAAACTcctaaaaaaagagaaaatgtgatatttttattattaaatcaaGAACAATATTTAAATGATCATGTGTAAACAAACCAGGGATAAGCTTACCCGAACTACACAGTATTCAATCAAATATTTGACTAATTATTAACACAGTAACCTAAATATATATTCAAGTcacaatgaaataaaaaattaaacagtttacatttttgcaataggctttatgcccagctgcactacttcctgaacttcagccagctccttgtttcatGCCTGCCATTAtgggacaaactgattaatccaagtgtgtctgattattgttgttgtgagtactgaggtcaggcacacctggattaatcagtttgtttgtgactactgaggtcagacacacctggattaatcagtttgtccaataatggcagacaggaaacaaggagctggctgaagttcaggaagtagtgcagctgggcataaagcaaATTGACTTATTTGTGAGCTTCATTGTGCCCTCATAATCGTTAATCAAAAATCTCTTATTAATctaatctcctcccctcctcaaaacaatctctttacttctggtcaCGAGAATTGCAAGAGTATGGGGCCCGGGAAAAGATCGAAGCAGTTaacaaatagcaacatgacccaccTTCCCACTATCCAATCAATTCGAGATGGACGAATTCAAGATCCGCCCAACATTTCTTTCTCATTTCAGAAACCGTTTCACTCTGATATCCATCACGAAGGGGAAAATAAGATAATCGCTATTTccgtttcattgtgactttaaaggaATTATTTATTTGGTTCATCAATGTAAAAGACAACAGATGGCACACCTGAACAAAGAAGATAAAGTGCTTGAAAGAGGTGTTGAGATGCGCCTCCTCCTGCAGCTGGATTACTGAATCAAAGTGCTGGTGATAGATGTGAGCGTAAACACGGAAAAGTCTCTTCAATATTGTCTTGGCTACCGACATGAAGTTCTTTGGGAAAGGAACCCCTGTTAGAGGCACACGGATAAATCAGATTTATTAATCAAATACTGCAATGGCTGGTTATTCATAACATCAGAATAGTTTCTGTGAATagacattttgtgttttttttataaccAAATAAAGCATATAGTTCCCCAAAGACCCCTCGACAAAAAAAGTGTTGGCCCCCTTCCtgattttatatttctttttgcatgtttgtcacactttcatttttcagatcatcaaacaaatgtaaatattgatcaaagataacacaagtaaacacaacatgcggtttttaaatagtttttattattaggggaaaacaaaatccaaacacACATGGCCATAAACCTAATAACTGGTTGGGCCATCCTCAGCAGCAACAACTGCAACATGTTACAGCGCTGTGGAGGAATTTTGGCCCACTCATCTTTGCAGATTTGTTGTAATTCAGCCACGTTGGAGGGTTTTCCCGCATGAACTGCCTTTTTAAGGTCATGCCACAACATCTCAAAAGGATTGACATCAGGACTTTGACTAGACCactcttcattttgttttccttcagccattcagaggtgaacttgctggtgtgttttggatcattttCCTGCTGCAGAACCCAAGCTTGCTTCAGCTTGAGGTCACGAATAGATGGCCGGACATTGTCCTTTTTTGGTAGACAGCCGAATTCATGGTTCCTGGCAAGTCTTCCAGGTCCTGAAGCAGCAAACAGCCCCAGACCATTACACTATCACCAACATATATTAGGCAACTGTTGGTATGAtctgttgtgttactttaacACCAGATGTAATGGTACACACACACTTTTcaaaaagttcaacttttgtCTCATCAGTCCATATATGAGAGTATTTTCTCAAAAGTCTTGGGGATCATTAAGATGTTTTCTAGCAAAACTAAGACAAGCCTTTATATTCTTTATGCTCAGCAGCGGTTTTGGTCTTGAAACTCTGCTACACAGATCATTTTTGCACAGTCTCTTTCGCATGGTTAGGCCTGCAGTTATTTGGATGTTGTTGTGGGGTCTTTTTTGACTTCTTGGACGAGTCGTCGCTGCACTCTTGAGGTAATTTTTGTTGGCTGGCCACTCCTGGGAAGGTTCAGCACTGTTCTATGTTTTCGTCATTTATGGATAATGTCCTAAAATATGTAGCTTTTGAAGATCTATTGGTCTACTTTTACTTTGTCAGGCAGGTCCTATTTAAGAGATTTCTTGATTGCGAACAGGTGTGGCAGAAATCAGGCCTGAGTGTGGCTAGAGAAACTGAACTTAGGTGTAAAAGACCCCGGTTAAGTTATgttttggattttgttttcccttcataataaaaaccttaatttttGTGTCTATTTGTGTTATCTttcattaatatttaaatttgtgacaaacatgcaaaaaattaaaacattacatttgttCAGGCAGTTATTTCAGCATAGACtattttaagaccaaaaaaccTACATCATGCAAGATCTATAAGCATCTCATGAAAAACGGACCCATGAGTCAAAGAGTTTGGAAAAAGTAACATTTGTTGTGCTGTCTGGAGATGTACAGTGAAATGAGCCACCTATTTTTGAAGGGAAAAGCGTCTCATCGTCAAGCTGATCCTGGACCCAAGTCATCAGGTAATCGATGTACTTCGGAGCGGAACATTTTATTGGCTTTTTAATGTTAGTTCCATCTGCCCAGTGATATTCATACCTGTGGATAACAGATAAGAAACACAGAAAGGAGCATTGATCAAAATGATTTATTATGATAATGTCCTGTTAATacttaagggctcgttatagttgtgcgtaggttcTACGGCATAGCTACAACGGCGTAGGTTCTGCGTCggtttttatttatacttttgcgtcgtcatCCGTGTCGACGTGCAAACATGCGCGCAGAccactggtaggcagtatccacgcgtatAACCAAAGTAGCAGCACgaccgtcaaagaagaagaagcttggcaagttaacccacaaacgaagaagaaacagcaacttgttgtgtataatttgagaagaccagcaatgatggaagtaaataaacagtgactttagttgcagtttgagttaaatcactcctcaacctggccattctttgttttcaccgtcgcaaacggaaatacctatgacgtagtttttttttacctaatgggaggggttctggtggaccaatctcagcgcttgcggtccgtgtagaactgacgcgctgttaaattttttgcaaggtgcacgtcaggctaagcagagctacgcacaggctacggatagcatACGCCGTAGAacttacgcacaactataaatcgggctttactTGGGTCCAGCAGACATCAGTGGGCAGCTTTCCTCAGTGCAGAAGTCTGTGATGGTCCCATACAGCATGTTGATCTGGTTGAAGAAGTCCACAGCTATGAGGAGAAAGCAAATGCAGGAGTACACCATAAATGTATGGGGACATCTTTACTGTACCTACAGTATATATCTTTTTTGCACAGACAAGTTGTCTAACATTCAAAAGACTGGCTAAAAACCATTATATgttaccctgtctgtgaaatccaggcaaaTATCTACACATAAGAATAGGAGCGTCAAAGTTTGTAGCatggtttttacagactggatCATATATATTATTACTGAAAAGTatcaagaaaaaataaaaaactactAGGGTAGCCCCTAGTAGTTGTGGCCTTCAAAATAATGGCATATTTTACTCATAGGTGAAAATTATACTTATTGGTTATATTATGGATACAATAATTAATGTTATtccacccccccccccattaaAAACTGCCAATAACTTCAGGTAAAATACTGATTCAATTTACAATAAATGTGCCATCTTAAAAACTCCCTACAATATCACCACAAATCGAAAGAGGTTTTGAAACCCCCGCTGGGGCTCACTGATAATTACACTGCAGAAGGCGGCATACACCCAGCTTTACATGAGCCTTAGCAATTAAATGAAACTCAAAACCCTGGCAACATC
Coding sequences within it:
- the mob1ba gene encoding MOB kinase activator 1Ba yields the protein MSFLFGSRSSKTFKPKKNIPEGSHQYELLKHAEATLGSGNLRMAVMLPDGEDLNEWVAVNTVDFFNQINMLYGTITDFCTEESCPLMSAGPKYEYHWADGTNIKKPIKCSAPKYIDYLMTWVQDQLDDETLFPSKIGVPFPKNFMSVAKTILKRLFRVYAHIYHQHFDSVIQLQEEAHLNTSFKHFIFFVQEFNLIDRKELAPLQELIEKLTSKDR